Proteins from a genomic interval of Spiroplasma endosymbiont of Lonchoptera lutea:
- the atpF gene encoding F0F1 ATP synthase subunit B has protein sequence MLLSYLAIFYKIEQENIINQLFPNVWVFIAHILATVVLLVVLGFFLYKPFKQLMRKRRSIIKDLIDDAIRKQTQATKYETEANSLLKDSKMQSQQIIDDAKVEALTQRQEIINQASIEAKLIDEQSQRDILKERIKVEENIRQEIIDVAFNMAQNILEKEIDREQNEVLIDDFIKQLD, from the coding sequence ATGTTGTTAAGTTATTTAGCAATTTTTTATAAAATTGAACAAGAAAATATTATTAATCAATTATTTCCTAATGTGTGGGTATTCATTGCTCATATTTTAGCAACTGTTGTTTTATTAGTTGTTTTAGGTTTTTTTCTTTATAAACCTTTTAAACAATTAATGCGAAAGCGAAGAAGTATTATTAAAGATTTAATTGATGATGCGATTAGGAAACAAACACAAGCAACAAAGTATGAAACAGAAGCTAATTCGTTATTAAAGGATTCTAAAATGCAATCACAACAAATTATTGATGATGCTAAAGTGGAAGCTTTAACGCAAAGACAAGAAATTATTAATCAAGCGAGCATTGAGGCGAAGTTAATTGATGAACAGTCGCAAAGAGATATTTTAAAAGAGCGGATTAAAGTGGAAGAAAACATTCGTCAAGAGATTATTGATGTTGCTTTTAATATGGCACAAAATATTTTGGAAAAAGAGATTGATCGTGAACAAAATGAAGTTTTGATTGATGATTTTATTAAACAATTAGATTAG
- a CDS encoding F0F1 ATP synthase subunit delta — MIQNWAWALLKLGEEEKQLDIMLRQSIHLIKLFFEYPRIIDILSTHNLEKQKQKKIIDKIFQDKANDIFVNFFKLLIDRNNFRQVRLILKVFRNLCNERANVFYGIVFSTIKLQEEVIDKIEKKIGKILQQKVELINKIDLSLIAGIKVKVQDQIFDGSIKGRLLAMKRNIENK, encoded by the coding sequence ATGATTCAAAATTGAGCATGAGCACTACTAAAGCTAGGCGAAGAAGAAAAACAACTTGACATTATGTTAAGGCAATCAATTCATTTAATTAAATTATTTTTTGAATATCCACGAATTATTGATATTTTGTCAACACATAATTTAGAAAAACAAAAACAAAAAAAGATTATTGATAAAATTTTTCAAGATAAAGCTAATGATATTTTTGTTAATTTTTTTAAATTATTAATTGATCGCAATAATTTTCGGCAAGTAAGATTAATTCTTAAAGTGTTTCGTAATCTGTGCAATGAAAGAGCAAATGTTTTTTATGGGATTGTTTTTTCAACGATAAAATTGCAAGAAGAAGTTATTGATAAAATTGAGAAGAAAATTGGAAAAATTTTACAACAAAAAGTGGAATTAATTAATAAAATTGATCTTAGTTTAATTGCGGGTATAAAAGTAAAAGTTCAAGATCAAATTTTTGATGGTTCAATAAAAGGACGATTATTAGCAATGAAACGAAATATTGAAAATAAGTAA
- a CDS encoding F0F1 ATP synthase subunit A, translating to MYASFELWDPWKLVPQITTIILTTLIIIIITLIYFFKVKKLDPKAEPRGLVLIVELCVKGVENLVISILGPSFKWLTLYFLYLLSYIIVGNLLAIVGFESQMTSYTTTFAMGLVTFIGIYIFGIKFQRLAFFKRYLNPLELLTQFVPLVSISFRLFGNILGGSIIMALLYQFSDLISRQVPIIGQVNFLAGFLAPFFHFYFDIFFGVIQAVIFSILTLVYWKLEIGDEKSGSKEGAINRREADG from the coding sequence ATGTATGCAAGTTTTGAATTGTGAGATCCGTGAAAACTTGTTCCGCAAATAACAACGATTATTTTAACAACTTTAATTATTATTATTATCACTTTAATATACTTTTTTAAAGTAAAAAAACTTGATCCTAAAGCTGAACCGCGAGGGTTAGTATTAATTGTGGAACTTTGTGTTAAAGGTGTTGAAAATTTAGTTATTAGTATTTTAGGACCGAGTTTTAAATGATTAACATTATATTTCTTATATTTGTTGTCATACATTATTGTTGGTAATTTGTTAGCAATTGTTGGGTTTGAATCGCAGATGACATCGTATACAACAACATTTGCGATGGGATTAGTAACATTTATCGGGATTTATATTTTTGGCATTAAATTTCAAAGATTAGCTTTTTTTAAACGATATTTAAATCCATTAGAATTGTTAACGCAATTTGTGCCATTGGTTTCCATTTCATTTCGACTTTTTGGAAATATTTTAGGTGGCAGTATTATTATGGCGTTATTGTATCAATTTAGTGATTTAATTTCCCGACAAGTTCCAATTATTGGTCAAGTGAATTTTTTAGCAGGATTTTTAGCACCATTTTTTCATTTTTACTTTGATATCTTTTTTGGTGTTATTCAAGCGGTTATTTTTTCAATTTTAACATTAGTTTATTGAAAATTAGAAATTGGTGATGAAAAATCCGGTAGTAAAGAAGGTGCTATTAATAGGCGTGAAGCTGATGGATAA
- the atpE gene encoding ATP synthase F0 subunit C, giving the protein MMSVEIINSINTVGAILASGDVSWGKFIGAGIGVLGCFGAGIGQGYAAGKAAEAVGRNPEANGKIRTMLIIGCAIAETGAIYSLVIALILIFVA; this is encoded by the coding sequence ATGATGAGTGTGGAAATAATAAATAGTATTAATACTGTAGGAGCGATTTTGGCTAGTGGTGATGTTTCATGAGGCAAATTTATTGGAGCAGGGATTGGTGTTTTAGGTTGTTTTGGTGCGGGGATTGGTCAAGGTTATGCTGCTGGTAAAGCTGCTGAGGCGGTAGGAAGAAATCCAGAAGCTAATGGTAAGATTAGAACAATGTTAATTATTGGTTGTGCCATTGCAGAAACTGGCGCTATTTATAGTCTTGTTATTGCTTTAATTTTGATATTTGTTGCGTAA
- the atpA gene encoding F0F1 ATP synthase subunit alpha, which translates to MSFKVNEIADVIKSQIKHYGKKMELSEEGSVISVGDGIAVLHGLDKAMLGELLLFDNDVYGMVLNLEEDAVGVVLMGDDTYIKEGDAVKRTKQVVETVVGDELLGRVVNALGQPIDGKGAIKSKKKRPVERIAPGVMTRQSVDESLQTGILAIDAMIPIGKGQRELIIGDRQTGKTAIAIDTILNQKGKDVNCVYVAIGQKSSTVAQIVERLKQTGAMSYTTIVAAGASELAPLQYLAPYTGITIAEEWMEQGKDVLIVYDDLSKHAVAYRTMALLLRRPPGREAYPGDVFYLHSRLLERAARLNKDNGNGSITALPIIETQAGDISAYIPTNVISITDGQIFLTSQLFNAGIRPAVDLGLSVSRVGSAAQIKAIKQVAGTLKLELAQYNELQAFAQFGSDLDEMTKRVLEHGQRAIDILKQTQYNPLSQTNQAILLLAINLRRIQWIPLDKILLFKENIITYFKNNKEAHKIYQELKKVKTFSKELKSKVDTEIIKVVYHLVSKIDKYEITSYGTKEQWELLLIQGKIKVKKGRH; encoded by the coding sequence ATGTCATTTAAGGTAAATGAAATTGCTGATGTAATTAAAAGTCAAATTAAACATTATGGTAAAAAGATGGAATTAAGTGAAGAAGGGAGTGTTATTAGCGTCGGTGATGGAATTGCTGTGCTTCATGGTTTAGATAAAGCGATGCTGGGTGAATTATTACTTTTTGATAATGATGTTTATGGAATGGTTTTAAACTTAGAAGAAGATGCTGTCGGTGTTGTTTTAATGGGTGATGATACTTATATTAAGGAAGGCGATGCTGTTAAACGCACGAAACAAGTTGTTGAAACTGTTGTTGGTGATGAGTTACTAGGAAGAGTTGTTAATGCCTTAGGACAACCGATTGATGGTAAAGGTGCGATTAAAAGTAAAAAGAAACGCCCTGTTGAAAGAATTGCTCCGGGGGTTATGACGCGACAATCAGTTGATGAATCATTACAAACAGGTATTTTAGCAATTGATGCGATGATTCCTATTGGTAAAGGACAACGAGAATTAATTATTGGTGATCGCCAAACTGGTAAAACCGCCATTGCGATTGATACGATTTTGAATCAAAAAGGGAAAGATGTTAATTGTGTTTATGTTGCCATTGGTCAAAAATCTTCTACTGTTGCCCAAATTGTGGAACGATTAAAACAAACGGGAGCAATGAGTTATACGACGATTGTTGCTGCTGGAGCCAGTGAATTAGCACCATTACAATATTTAGCACCATATACGGGTATTACTATTGCTGAGGAATGAATGGAACAAGGGAAAGATGTTTTAATTGTTTATGATGATTTAAGTAAGCATGCGGTTGCATATCGGACAATGGCCTTGTTGTTACGAAGACCACCAGGGCGAGAAGCATATCCCGGTGATGTTTTTTACTTGCATTCACGATTGTTAGAACGAGCAGCAAGATTAAATAAAGATAATGGTAATGGTTCAATTACAGCGTTACCAATTATTGAAACGCAAGCTGGTGATATTTCAGCTTATATTCCGACAAATGTTATTTCTATTACGGATGGTCAAATTTTTTTAACTAGTCAATTATTTAATGCGGGGATTCGTCCCGCTGTTGATCTTGGACTTTCAGTTTCGCGAGTTGGTAGTGCTGCGCAAATTAAGGCCATTAAGCAGGTTGCGGGAACATTAAAGTTAGAATTAGCACAATATAATGAATTGCAAGCTTTTGCCCAATTTGGTTCGGACTTAGATGAGATGACAAAAAGAGTTTTAGAACATGGACAACGAGCGATTGATATTTTAAAACAAACGCAATATAATCCATTATCACAAACTAATCAAGCAATTTTATTATTAGCAATTAATTTACGAAGAATTCAATGAATTCCTTTAGATAAGATTTTATTGTTTAAAGAAAATATTATTACTTATTTTAAAAATAATAAAGAAGCTCATAAGATATATCAGGAATTAAAAAAAGTTAAAACCTTTTCTAAAGAGTTAAAAAGTAAAGTTGATACGGAAATTATTAAAGTAGTTTATCATTTAGTTAGTAAAATTGATAAATATGAAATTACGAGTTATGGGACAAAAGAACAATGAGAATTGTTATTGATTCAAGGTAAAATTAAAGTTAAAAAAGGTCGTCATTAA
- the atpG gene encoding ATP synthase F1 subunit gamma: protein MPQDFRIKNRIQTINTIGKISRALQLVSTAKLKKASKRIQEIRPYSEEMYDVFHHIISNTNDSIYLQKDAGSHFRTVWIIINSNIGLCAGYNYNIHKLVIPEIKKSDLLIVIGAKGISYYQNRDYNVISSYSNLDLNFEYHQAQEIGFQVLSMFNNKEIERIKLVYTKFINSISFQPTVLQLLPIAKINTQQNSLFEFEPDAQTVLETTILLYLNTIIYSAISESQVSEQASRRLAMENATNNANELKDNLTLQYNRSRQAKITQEIAEIIAAADSTN, encoded by the coding sequence ATGCCACAAGATTTTCGGATTAAAAATCGTATTCAAACAATTAATACGATTGGTAAAATTTCTCGTGCTTTACAATTAGTATCAACAGCAAAATTGAAAAAAGCTAGTAAAAGAATTCAAGAGATTAGACCTTATAGTGAAGAAATGTATGATGTTTTTCATCATATTATTAGTAATACTAATGATTCTATATATTTACAAAAAGATGCTGGTTCCCATTTTCGAACAGTATGAATTATTATTAATTCTAATATTGGTCTTTGTGCTGGTTATAACTATAATATTCATAAATTAGTCATCCCAGAAATTAAAAAAAGTGATTTATTAATTGTAATTGGTGCGAAAGGGATTAGTTATTATCAAAATCGTGATTATAATGTCATTAGTAGTTATTCTAATTTAGATTTAAATTTTGAATATCATCAAGCACAAGAAATTGGCTTTCAAGTTTTAAGTATGTTTAATAATAAAGAAATTGAACGGATTAAATTAGTTTATACAAAATTTATTAATAGTATTTCGTTTCAACCAACAGTATTGCAGTTGTTACCAATTGCTAAAATTAATACTCAGCAAAATTCATTGTTTGAGTTTGAACCGGATGCGCAAACGGTATTAGAAACAACAATTTTATTATATTTAAATACTATTATTTATAGTGCCATTAGTGAATCGCAAGTATCGGAACAAGCATCAAGAAGGTTAGCAATGGAAAATGCTACTAATAATGCTAATGAGTTGAAAGATAATTTAACATTGCAATATAATCGTTCTCGTCAAGCTAAAATAACGCAAGAGATTGCGGAAATTATTGCAGCGGCTGATAGTACAAATTAG
- the upp gene encoding uracil phosphoribosyltransferase gives MALFIIKHPLIDDKLTRLRKKDTNSKIFKENVNEITRLMAYEVFQDLKLQEISIETPIVATTGKKIAQDIILVPVLRAGLGMVDGMLGLVPNAKIGHIGIYRDEKSLQPKKYLEKKPNNVENSYTVILDPMLATGGTAIAAIDIIKQWKVSHNIKFICLLAAPEGIAKLEKAHPDINIYTAAVDEKLNENGYIVPGLGDAGDRYFDTQ, from the coding sequence ATGGCACTATTTATTATTAAACATCCTTTAATTGATGATAAGTTAACAAGGTTACGAAAAAAAGATACGAATAGTAAGATTTTTAAAGAAAATGTTAATGAAATTACTAGGTTAATGGCTTATGAAGTTTTTCAGGATTTAAAGTTACAAGAAATTTCAATTGAAACGCCAATAGTTGCGACTACTGGTAAAAAAATTGCCCAAGATATTATTCTTGTTCCAGTTTTAAGAGCGGGTTTAGGAATGGTTGATGGAATGTTGGGATTGGTTCCTAATGCTAAAATTGGTCATATTGGTATTTATCGTGATGAAAAATCTTTGCAACCTAAGAAGTATTTAGAAAAAAAACCTAATAATGTGGAAAATAGTTATACAGTAATTTTGGATCCAATGTTAGCAACGGGTGGCACGGCAATAGCTGCAATTGATATTATTAAACAATGAAAAGTATCACATAATATTAAGTTTATTTGTTTATTAGCTGCCCCAGAAGGAATTGCAAAACTGGAAAAAGCGCATCCTGATATTAACATTTATACAGCTGCAGTTGATGAAAAGCTTAATGAAAACGGTTATATTGTTCCGGGTCTTGGTGATGCGGGAGATCGTTATTTTGATACACAGTAG
- a CDS encoding MG406 family protein codes for MKNINWKYEKQIMIVFGLLIFIGLLVTTIFTIINYLSWNLITGFVTTSIFSLLNYLLLIFLTSYVIQTGQSINKLGIGLLFLLRVLLYLIPVLIIMLFNEYFNIFSSIFGLILAFIATLIVNMYNALIEKRNLKDES; via the coding sequence ATGAAAAATATTAATTGGAAATATGAAAAACAAATAATGATTGTTTTTGGGTTGTTAATTTTTATTGGACTATTAGTAACAACAATTTTTACTATAATTAATTATTTATCTTGAAATTTGATTACTGGTTTTGTTACAACAAGTATTTTTAGTTTGTTGAATTATTTGTTGTTAATTTTTTTAACTTCGTATGTTATCCAAACAGGTCAATCAATTAATAAATTAGGAATAGGACTACTTTTTTTATTGCGAGTATTATTATATTTAATTCCTGTTCTGATTATTATGCTATTTAATGAATATTTTAATATTTTTAGTAGTATTTTTGGTTTAATACTTGCTTTTATTGCAACTTTAATTGTTAATATGTATAATGCTTTGATAGAAAAGAGGAACTTGAAGGATGAATCTTAA